Proteins encoded in a region of the Streptomyces akebiae genome:
- a CDS encoding helix-turn-helix domain-containing protein, translating into MSIGNSPDGNFPEDERPFEDDRDERSAERPSIGRALQQARIAAGLTVDDVSNATRVRIAIVHAIEQDDFAPCGGDVYARGHIRTLARAVRIDPAPLLEQFAEAHGGRPAPTPAAPLFEAERIRPERRGPNWTAAMVAAIVAVIGFVGFTAFSGGDGDGDTTQIAEGSTPTTGKSASPTPKADKPDADPKPDPTDSAIAAAPRDKVTVQVSASDGRSWISAKDHNGRFLWDGLLKQGQSKTFQDSSRIDLVLGDAGAVQLYVNGKKIKDDFQPGQVERLTYTKGDPEVG; encoded by the coding sequence GTGTCCATCGGCAACTCCCCTGACGGCAACTTCCCCGAAGACGAGCGTCCGTTCGAAGACGACCGTGACGAACGCTCGGCGGAACGCCCCTCGATCGGTCGTGCCCTTCAGCAGGCACGCATCGCGGCCGGGCTGACCGTCGACGACGTCAGCAACGCCACCCGGGTCCGCATCGCCATCGTGCACGCGATCGAGCAGGACGACTTCGCCCCCTGCGGTGGCGACGTCTACGCGCGCGGTCACATCCGTACCCTCGCGCGCGCGGTGCGCATCGACCCCGCCCCGCTCCTCGAACAGTTCGCAGAGGCGCACGGCGGACGGCCCGCGCCGACCCCGGCGGCGCCGCTGTTCGAGGCGGAGCGGATCCGTCCCGAACGGCGCGGCCCCAACTGGACCGCCGCCATGGTCGCCGCGATCGTCGCGGTGATCGGCTTCGTCGGCTTCACCGCGTTCAGCGGTGGAGACGGCGACGGCGACACCACACAGATCGCCGAGGGCTCCACGCCGACCACCGGCAAGTCCGCCTCGCCGACGCCCAAGGCCGACAAGCCCGACGCCGACCCGAAGCCCGACCCCACCGACAGTGCCATCGCGGCCGCGCCCCGTGACAAGGTGACCGTGCAGGTCAGCGCCTCCGACGGCCGCAGCTGGATCTCCGCCAAGGACCACAACGGCAGGTTCCTGTGGGACGGCCTGCTCAAGCAGGGCCAGTCCAAGACCTTCCAGGACAGCTCCAGGATCGACCTCGTCCTCGGTGACGCCGGAGCCGTCCAGCTCTATGTCAACGGCAAGAAGATCAAGGACGACTTCCAGCCCGGCCAGGTCGAACGTCTGACGTACACGAAGGGCGACCCGGAGGTCGGCTGA